In Terriglobales bacterium, the following proteins share a genomic window:
- a CDS encoding LemA family protein yields MAFGLVILLLIVGGLAFLGVMYNSLVGLRVRADSAWSDIDVQLKRRHDLIPNLVETVKGYAGHEKSTFENVTKYRSMAMQATGPAERAQAEGQLTMALKSLFAVAENYPQLRASENFSSLQKSLAEIEDNLQNARRYYNAVVRDLNTSIQVFPKNLVAGMFGFQPRAFFELDAAAEREAPAVKF; encoded by the coding sequence ATGGCGTTCGGTTTAGTGATTCTCCTGCTGATTGTGGGTGGGCTGGCCTTCCTGGGGGTGATGTACAACAGCCTGGTGGGGCTGCGGGTGCGGGCGGATTCCGCCTGGTCCGACATTGACGTCCAGCTCAAGCGCCGCCACGACCTGATCCCGAACCTGGTGGAGACGGTGAAAGGGTACGCCGGCCACGAAAAGAGCACTTTCGAAAACGTCACCAAGTACCGCTCCATGGCCATGCAGGCCACGGGGCCGGCGGAGCGGGCCCAGGCCGAGGGCCAACTGACCATGGCGCTCAAGAGCCTGTTCGCGGTGGCGGAGAATTATCCGCAACTGCGGGCTTCGGAGAATTTCAGTTCCCTGCAGAAGTCGCTGGCCGAGATCGAGGACAACCTGCAGAACGCGCGCCGCTACTACAACGCCGTGGTGCGCGACCTGAACACCAGCATCCAGGTCTTTCCCAAGAACCTGGTAGCCGGCATGTTCGGCTTCCAGCCGCGTGCGTTCTTCGAGTTGGACGCGGCCGCAGAGCGCGAGGCCCCGGCGGTGAAGTTCTGA
- a CDS encoding PilZ domain-containing protein encodes MTEARTGKRFPLRLPITIRKHKSSRKHKGSTTDVSAGGAYFSAAADFEIGSTIEFAITLPHQALGTRKDVELHCSGRVVRAEAAPASPKKRKKKQQRWKGLACIIDQYRFVRKP; translated from the coding sequence GTGACCGAGGCCAGAACCGGCAAGCGCTTCCCGTTGCGCCTGCCCATCACCATTCGCAAACACAAGTCCTCCCGGAAACACAAGGGCTCCACTACGGACGTGAGCGCGGGCGGTGCGTATTTTTCCGCCGCCGCCGACTTCGAGATCGGATCCACCATCGAGTTCGCCATCACCCTTCCCCACCAGGCCCTGGGAACGCGCAAAGATGTGGAGCTGCATTGCAGCGGGCGGGTGGTGCGCGCCGAAGCGGCCCCGGCGTCCCCCAAGAAACGGAAGAAGAAGCAGCAGCGATGGAAGGGACTGGCCTGCATCATCGACCAGTACAGGTTCGTGCGGAAGCCGTGA
- a CDS encoding DUF2207 domain-containing protein: MSWKSPVAGRRSRFPSGLALLLLVLAASLPAAARSWRIANFSSQVLVDEDSSAVITERITLVFVGHWNGIYRDIPVDYPGPGGSNYKLLLKVTRVVDGEGHPLEYESRVEDGYRKLKIYVPDADDTTRTVEITYHVSNGIRHFEDHDEFYWNVTGNDWPVPIDHASAFVIFPAQAAGSLRAQAFTGAYGDTSHEATATVNGANAQFETTSPLPLRGGLTIDVYVPPGILRAPGILTRIGWFLAGNSIVLLPLAALAVMFPLWWYKGRDPDPGISVAPIYEPPANMTPAEMGTLIDDSVDPRDITSTLVDLAVRGYVRIEEIKDEGMLSLFHSKDYVFHLLKPMTQWQELAPHERVMLENVFAGGQQTKLSDLRNKFYTAIPILKHDILHALKNKGMYRTDPDAAQKYRLGSIALIVVLFVVLHWMGLMSVFDSGLTGFVAVAAAGLVVYLFGRKMTCKTFYGVRTFTAVRGFQEFMQRVDADRLKRMPPDTFEKYLPFAMALGVEHQWAHAFEGIVKDPPNWYQSSGGGMFSPWMFTNGLTSMTSQAQSAFVSVPRASSSGSGFSSGGGFSGGGFSGGGFGGGGGGAF, from the coding sequence ATGTCCTGGAAGTCCCCAGTCGCGGGCCGGAGGAGCCGGTTCCCATCCGGCCTCGCCCTTCTGCTGCTTGTTCTCGCGGCCTCCCTTCCCGCTGCGGCGCGCAGTTGGCGCATCGCCAACTTCAGCAGCCAGGTGCTGGTGGACGAGGACTCCAGCGCCGTCATTACCGAGCGCATCACCTTGGTCTTTGTCGGACACTGGAACGGGATCTACCGCGACATCCCGGTGGACTACCCTGGCCCGGGCGGCAGCAACTACAAGCTCCTGCTCAAGGTCACCCGCGTGGTCGACGGCGAGGGCCACCCCCTCGAGTACGAGAGCCGCGTCGAAGACGGCTATCGCAAACTGAAGATCTACGTCCCGGACGCGGATGACACCACCCGCACGGTGGAGATCACCTACCACGTCTCCAACGGCATCCGCCACTTCGAAGACCACGACGAGTTCTACTGGAACGTCACCGGCAACGACTGGCCGGTTCCCATCGACCACGCCTCGGCCTTCGTCATCTTCCCGGCGCAGGCCGCCGGCAGCCTGCGCGCGCAGGCCTTCACCGGAGCCTACGGCGACACCTCGCACGAAGCCACGGCCACCGTCAACGGCGCCAATGCCCAGTTCGAGACCACCAGTCCCCTTCCCCTGCGCGGCGGACTCACCATTGACGTCTATGTCCCGCCCGGCATCCTGCGGGCCCCGGGGATCCTGACGCGCATCGGCTGGTTCCTGGCCGGCAACTCCATCGTGTTGTTGCCGCTGGCGGCACTGGCGGTGATGTTTCCGCTGTGGTGGTACAAGGGCCGCGACCCCGATCCCGGGATTTCGGTGGCGCCCATCTATGAGCCTCCGGCGAACATGACGCCCGCCGAAATGGGGACGCTGATCGATGACAGCGTCGATCCCCGCGATATCACCTCCACGCTCGTGGACCTGGCGGTGCGCGGCTACGTCAGGATCGAAGAGATCAAGGACGAGGGCATGCTCTCCCTCTTCCACAGCAAGGACTACGTCTTTCATCTGCTGAAGCCCATGACCCAGTGGCAGGAACTCGCCCCGCACGAGCGCGTGATGCTGGAGAACGTCTTCGCGGGAGGCCAGCAGACCAAGCTGTCGGATCTCAGGAACAAGTTCTATACCGCCATCCCCATCCTCAAGCACGACATCCTGCACGCCCTCAAGAACAAGGGCATGTATCGCACGGACCCGGATGCGGCGCAGAAATACCGGCTGGGAAGCATCGCGCTCATCGTTGTGCTGTTCGTGGTCCTGCACTGGATGGGCCTGATGTCGGTTTTTGACTCCGGGCTCACCGGCTTCGTTGCCGTGGCGGCCGCGGGGCTGGTCGTGTACCTGTTCGGCCGGAAGATGACCTGCAAGACCTTCTACGGCGTCCGCACTTTCACCGCGGTGCGCGGCTTCCAGGAGTTCATGCAGCGGGTGGATGCCGATCGCCTGAAGCGCATGCCGCCCGATACCTTCGAGAAGTATCTGCCCTTCGCCATGGCCCTGGGAGTGGAGCACCAGTGGGCGCACGCCTTCGAAGGCATCGTGAAGGACCCGCCCAACTGGTACCAGTCCAGCGGCGGCGGCATGTTCAGCCCCTGGATGTTCACCAACGGCCTGACCAGCATGACCAGTCAGGCGCAGTCGGCGTTCGTTTCGGTGCCGCGGGCCAGTTCTTCGGGCTCCGGCTTCTCCAGCGGCGGCGGGTTCAGCGGCGGCGGCTTTTCCGGCGGCGGCTTCGGCGGTGGCGGCGGCGGAGCCTTCTGA
- the pruA gene encoding L-glutamate gamma-semialdehyde dehydrogenase, producing the protein MATVEAPARVPTRLPQGEFRNEPLIDFSRDEAAARAMRAAIEKVRSELGREYDLVIGGQRSRTSGKIQSINPARPSQVVGIHQKAGAEHAAPAVETALAAFESWKRTPAEERAGLVLRAGDLLRERKFEFEAWLVFEVGKNWAEADGDIAETIDFCEFYAREALRLSRVETPVQLPGERDLLRYIPLGVGAVIPPWNFPAAIMAGMTLASIVCGNTVVLKPSSDSPTIAAKFFELLQEAGLPDGVVNFCPGSGTTFGNAIVEHPKTRYVAFTGSKEVGLDIHARAAQPRPGQIWIKRTVLEMGGKDSIVVDADANLDAAVEGVTLAAFGFQGQKCSACSRAIVDERIYDLFLERLKARVEKISVGDPTENHFMGPVINEGAMKSIQEYIAVGKKEGRLVTGGGAAPAAGEGYYLQPTVIADVPPGARLSQEEVFGPVLAVIKAKNFDDALTIANNTEFGLTGAVYTASPEKIERAKRDFHVGNLYINRKCTGAMVGAHPFGGFNMSGTDSKAGGPDYLYLFSQAKSIGEKVS; encoded by the coding sequence AGCCGCTGATCGATTTTTCCCGCGACGAAGCCGCGGCCCGCGCCATGCGCGCCGCCATCGAGAAAGTCCGCTCGGAGCTGGGCCGCGAGTACGACCTGGTGATCGGCGGCCAACGGAGCCGCACTTCAGGGAAGATCCAGTCCATCAACCCGGCGCGGCCCTCGCAGGTGGTGGGCATCCACCAGAAGGCGGGGGCGGAGCACGCCGCCCCGGCGGTAGAGACGGCGCTGGCCGCCTTCGAAAGCTGGAAGCGGACGCCGGCGGAGGAGCGCGCCGGGCTGGTGTTGCGCGCCGGCGACCTGCTGCGCGAGCGCAAGTTCGAGTTCGAGGCCTGGCTGGTCTTCGAGGTGGGAAAGAACTGGGCGGAGGCCGACGGCGACATCGCCGAGACCATCGACTTCTGCGAGTTCTACGCCCGCGAGGCGCTGCGCCTTTCGCGCGTGGAGACGCCGGTGCAGCTCCCGGGAGAGCGCGATCTGTTGCGCTACATCCCGCTGGGCGTGGGCGCGGTGATCCCGCCGTGGAATTTTCCCGCCGCCATCATGGCGGGGATGACCCTAGCCTCCATCGTTTGCGGCAACACGGTGGTGCTGAAGCCTTCGAGCGACTCGCCCACCATCGCCGCCAAATTCTTCGAGCTGCTGCAGGAGGCGGGCCTGCCCGACGGCGTGGTGAACTTCTGCCCCGGCTCCGGCACCACCTTCGGCAACGCCATCGTGGAGCACCCCAAGACGCGCTACGTGGCTTTCACCGGGTCGAAGGAAGTGGGGCTCGACATCCACGCCCGGGCGGCGCAACCACGCCCCGGGCAGATCTGGATCAAGCGCACCGTTCTGGAGATGGGCGGCAAGGATTCCATCGTGGTGGACGCCGACGCCAACCTGGACGCCGCGGTCGAGGGCGTGACCCTGGCCGCTTTCGGATTCCAAGGACAGAAGTGCTCGGCCTGCTCGCGCGCCATTGTGGACGAGCGCATCTACGACCTCTTCCTCGAGCGTCTGAAGGCACGAGTGGAGAAGATTTCCGTCGGCGATCCCACGGAGAACCACTTCATGGGCCCGGTGATCAACGAGGGCGCCATGAAGTCCATCCAGGAGTACATCGCAGTGGGCAAGAAGGAAGGACGCCTGGTCACCGGCGGCGGCGCGGCGCCGGCCGCGGGCGAGGGCTACTACCTCCAGCCCACGGTCATCGCCGACGTCCCTCCAGGGGCGCGGCTCTCGCAGGAGGAGGTCTTCGGTCCAGTGCTGGCCGTGATCAAGGCCAAGAATTTCGATGACGCCCTGACCATCGCCAACAACACCGAGTTCGGGTTGACGGGGGCGGTGTACACGGCGTCGCCGGAAAAGATCGAGCGCGCCAAGCGCGACTTCCACGTGGGCAACCTCTACATCAACCGCAAGTGCACGGGAGCCATGGTGGGCGCGCATCCCTTCGGCGGCTTCAACATGTCGGGCACCGACTCCAAGGCCGGCGGCCCCGACTACCTCTACCTGTTCTCGCAGGCTAAATCGATTGGGGAGAAGGTCAGCTAG
- a CDS encoding response regulator transcription factor yields the protein MLKVILADNQAIFRAGAAKVLAVEDDVRIVAQAQTGEQMQMALERFRASVLILSPALVPALDTVLSAAKQQKTHVVLVAENGEDPDKYLKDGVGGVVFRSVTGSALVDCVRKVAKGETWVQDVRSLAEASESDQVGARVRDRLTPRELSIVALIVQGYKNKEIATRLGTTEQVIKNYLRNVYDKVGVSDRLELALFTIHHRILAEAATAVTTAANPARP from the coding sequence ATGTTGAAGGTGATACTGGCGGACAATCAGGCCATCTTCCGCGCCGGCGCCGCCAAGGTGCTGGCCGTGGAGGACGACGTGCGCATCGTCGCCCAGGCGCAAACCGGCGAACAGATGCAGATGGCCCTCGAACGCTTCCGCGCCAGCGTACTCATCCTCTCGCCGGCTTTGGTCCCCGCCCTGGACACCGTGCTCTCGGCCGCCAAGCAACAGAAGACTCACGTGGTGCTGGTGGCGGAGAACGGCGAGGACCCCGACAAGTATCTGAAGGACGGAGTCGGAGGCGTGGTGTTTCGCAGCGTCACCGGGAGCGCGCTGGTGGACTGCGTGCGCAAGGTGGCCAAGGGGGAGACCTGGGTGCAGGACGTGCGCTCGCTCGCCGAAGCCTCGGAAAGCGACCAGGTAGGCGCGCGCGTCCGCGACCGGCTCACCCCGCGCGAGCTGAGCATTGTGGCGCTGATCGTGCAGGGCTACAAGAACAAGGAGATCGCCACCCGCCTGGGCACCACCGAACAGGTCATCAAGAACTATCTGCGCAACGTGTACGACAAGGTAGGAGTCTCCGACCGCCTGGAGCTGGCGCTGTTCACCATCCACCACCGCATCCTGGCGGAAGCCGCGACGGCGGTCACCACCGCAGCGAACCCGGCTCGACCCTAG